The following proteins are co-located in the Palaemon carinicauda isolate YSFRI2023 chromosome 3, ASM3689809v2, whole genome shotgun sequence genome:
- the LOC137635675 gene encoding uncharacterized protein, whose amino-acid sequence MSTPSAKLMLVESSQISFPVNTGGLHGNVLSPMLFILLTDFVKHGKVEDGREGLDWISNRKLVNLEYGDDAVLINRAPQDLQSLLIKMQEISHAGALKINGRKTQMMRTEYALEDEMSLEREIITDVE is encoded by the coding sequence atgagcacaccaagtgcaaaattaatgttagtggagtcctctcAAATAAGTTTTCCCGTGAACACAGGAGGACTCCATGGaaacgtgttgtcacctatgttgtttatcctcctcacggacTTTGTAAAGCATGGAAAAGTtgaggatggtagagaaggattggattggattagtaacaggaaattagtgaacctagagtatggtgatgacgctgtccttattaacagagccccacaggacttgcaaagcttgcttatcaaaatgcaagaaatatcacatgcgGGTGcactcaagataaatggaagaaagacacagatgatgaggacagaatatgcactggaagatgaaatgtcattggaaagaGAAATTATTACTGACGTGGAATAA